A single window of Deltaproteobacteria bacterium GWC2_65_14 DNA harbors:
- a CDS encoding tungsten formylmethanofuran dehydrogenase, translated as MVNEQVVEKIEATENEKVKISIIPRFCKGCEICVKLCPTQVLGMDMFTVKVVDIDKCTICMACELRCPDFAIFVEKK; from the coding sequence ATGGTGAACGAGCAGGTAGTGGAGAAGATCGAGGCGACGGAGAACGAGAAAGTCAAGATCAGCATCATCCCCCGCTTCTGCAAGGGGTGCGAGATCTGCGTGAAGCTCTGCCCCACGCAGGTCCTCGGGATGGATATGTTCACGGTGAAGGTGGTCGACATCGACAAGTGCACGATCTGCATGGCGTGCGAGCTGCGCTGCCCGGACTTCGCCATCTTCGTGGAAAAGAAGTAG
- a CDS encoding 2-oxoglutarate synthase subunit alpha, producing MGTIKLLQGNEACAEGALYAGCTFFAGYPITPSTEVAEYLARRLPLRGGAFIQMEDEIAAMAAVIGGSLAGRKVLTATSGPGFSLKQENIGFAALTEVPCVIVNVMRGGPSTGVPTGPGQSDIMQCRWGTHGDHPTICLTPAYVQEVFSETVRAFNLAERYRTPVIIAFDEIVGHMRERIEIPDPGVLPVEDRAKPTCAPADYLPYDDRAGDVPPMANFFEGYRYHVTGLNHGPDGFPVNASPRIHTDELRLMRKVEANRKEIIRYAEYLTEDAEVAVFAYGVSGRSGKTAVQMARKEGIKAGLFRPLTIWPFPEEEVAALSSRVKAIVVPELSLGQIIYEVERCAKGRCRVEGIYRVDGDPITPAQILEKVKEVR from the coding sequence GTGGGTACGATCAAGCTGCTCCAAGGAAACGAAGCCTGCGCGGAGGGGGCGCTTTACGCCGGGTGCACCTTCTTCGCCGGGTATCCGATCACCCCCTCCACGGAAGTGGCGGAATACCTGGCCAGGCGCCTTCCCCTCCGGGGGGGCGCGTTCATCCAGATGGAGGACGAGATCGCGGCGATGGCGGCGGTGATCGGGGGATCGCTCGCGGGCAGGAAGGTGCTCACGGCGACCTCCGGCCCCGGGTTCTCCCTCAAGCAGGAGAACATCGGGTTCGCGGCGCTGACCGAGGTGCCCTGCGTCATCGTGAACGTGATGCGGGGGGGACCCTCGACCGGCGTCCCCACCGGCCCCGGACAGAGCGACATCATGCAGTGCCGGTGGGGGACCCACGGGGATCACCCGACCATCTGCCTCACCCCGGCCTACGTGCAGGAGGTCTTCAGCGAGACGGTGCGGGCCTTCAACCTCGCGGAGAGGTACCGCACCCCGGTCATCATCGCCTTCGACGAGATCGTCGGGCACATGCGGGAGCGGATCGAGATCCCCGATCCGGGGGTCCTTCCCGTAGAGGACCGCGCGAAGCCGACCTGCGCCCCGGCCGACTACCTCCCGTACGACGACCGCGCGGGGGACGTTCCCCCGATGGCGAACTTCTTCGAGGGGTACCGGTACCACGTCACGGGGCTCAACCACGGGCCGGACGGCTTTCCGGTGAACGCCTCCCCGAGGATCCACACCGACGAGCTTCGCCTGATGCGGAAGGTGGAGGCGAACCGCAAGGAGATCATCCGGTATGCCGAGTACCTGACCGAGGACGCCGAGGTCGCGGTCTTCGCCTACGGGGTGTCCGGCCGGTCGGGGAAGACCGCGGTCCAGATGGCCCGGAAGGAAGGGATCAAGGCGGGCCTCTTCCGCCCTCTGACCATCTGGCCGTTTCCCGAGGAGGAGGTGGCCGCGCTCTCCTCCCGCGTGAAGGCGATCGTCGTCCCGGAGCTCTCCCTCGGGCAGATCATCTACGAGGTGGAGCGCTGCGCGAAGGGCCGGTGCCGGGTGGAGGGGATCTACCGGGTGGACGGCGACCCGATCACCCCCGCCCAGATCCTGGAAAAAGTGAAGGAGGTTCGGTAG
- a CDS encoding 2-oxoacid:ferredoxin oxidoreductase subunit beta, whose amino-acid sequence MAFNYDQYIRGGKLPHIWCPGCTYGIVFKSLLRAIESLKIPKDDIAMVSGIGCASRLPGYVDFNTLHTTHGRALPFATGLKMARPDKHVMVVSGDGDATAIGGNHFIHACRRNIDITVLVFNNFIYGMTGGQHSPTTPSEHLATTMPYGNIDPSFNIPELAKGAGATWVGRGTAYHAAPLDKLIVGAIQHKGLSVLEIINACPTTHGRRNKFKSPTDMLLWMKDKALPLTAFEKLPPEKTAGKFPTGVLFKKEAPEYCETYYGLVERLKKPKEGRA is encoded by the coding sequence ATGGCCTTCAATTACGATCAGTATATCCGGGGCGGGAAGTTGCCCCACATCTGGTGCCCCGGCTGCACCTACGGGATCGTCTTCAAGTCGCTCCTGCGGGCGATCGAATCGCTGAAGATCCCCAAGGACGACATCGCCATGGTGTCCGGGATCGGATGCGCCTCCCGGCTGCCGGGATACGTGGACTTCAACACGCTCCACACCACCCACGGCCGGGCCCTCCCCTTCGCCACGGGGCTCAAGATGGCCCGGCCGGACAAGCATGTCATGGTGGTCAGCGGAGACGGCGACGCCACGGCGATCGGGGGGAACCACTTCATCCACGCCTGCCGGCGCAACATCGACATCACCGTCCTGGTCTTCAACAACTTCATCTACGGGATGACCGGCGGGCAGCACTCCCCGACGACTCCCTCGGAACACCTCGCCACGACGATGCCGTACGGGAACATCGACCCCTCGTTCAACATCCCCGAGCTGGCCAAGGGGGCCGGGGCGACCTGGGTCGGCCGCGGGACCGCCTATCATGCCGCGCCGCTGGACAAGCTGATCGTGGGCGCCATCCAGCACAAGGGGCTGTCGGTGCTCGAGATCATCAACGCCTGCCCCACGACCCACGGGCGGCGGAACAAGTTCAAAAGCCCCACCGACATGCTGCTCTGGATGAAGGACAAGGCGCTCCCCCTCACGGCCTTCGAGAAGCTGCCTCCCGAGAAGACCGCCGGGAAGTTCCCCACCGGCGTGCTTTTCAAGAAAGAGGCGCCGGAGTATTGCGAAACCTACTACGGGTTGGTCGAGCGGCTGAAAAAACCGAAAGAGGGGAGGGCCTGA